The DNA window AAGGGATGCGCCTCCGCCTTCATCACTTTTGTGAAAAGCAAAATTCCATCTCTGCCTCGCTGCTGGAAGGATAATCAAGGTTCTGGTCGGGAGCCATTTGGAGGCAGCACAACAAAGCAGGGAGGGAGTTGATGGTGCTTGAGCGTCGCGCTGAGACTCTTGTACTGATCAGCGCTGCATgatgcagagagcagaggaggaggaggaggaggaggaggagaggaaggaggaggagaggaaggaggagcgaGCGGGGCAGCGGACTGGCAGAAGCTCTCGGCTCTCACTCTGTCAGCTGAGCTTCGGCGAGCAGCTTCTCTCAGCTCTTCCACCGTCTCGCTCAGTCGCCGGAGTCGCCAGGCTCGCCTCCGCGCCGCCGCCATGCTGCCCTGGAAACGGAACAAGTTTGTTCTGGTGGAAGACGAGTCCAAGAGTAAAGCCAAGAGCCTCGGCAGCGGGCTGACCTACCAGTCCatcctgtcctctctgctgcgcTCCTGCCCCGACCTGCTGCCCGACTGCCCCTTCGACTGGGTGGGCAACATCTTCCACACCAAACGGCAGAAGGTGGAGCTCAACAAAGAGGAGCCGGTTTACAACGTGCGCTACCTGGGGAGCGTGGTCACCATCACGGCCAAGGGGGACGGCTGCACTCAAGAGGCCGTGGCCAAAATCTGGACGAGGAGCAACTACGGGGAGCAGAGCCTCAAGATGAGGTTAACGGTGGGGCCGCAGGGTATCCGGATGAGCGCCGACAAATCCGGCAAAAAGAAGCCCGTCCACCTGTACTCGCTGAACAGAATCACCTACTGCAGCCCCGACCCCGGCCGGCCCAAAATCCTGGCGTGGATCTACAGACACCAGGTCAAAAACATGGCCGTGGTGCTCCGGTGTCACGCCGTCTTGGTCAGCAAGTCCGAGAAGGCTCGGGCGATTGCGCAAAGCCTCTACCAGAACGCCACGTCCGCCTTCAGCGAGTTCAAGCGGCTGAAGCGCCAGAGCGACTTCCGGCACTGCCAGCAACAGCTGCTGGGCGAGGAGGCGGTTCCCATGATGCCgctgaggaggctgctgaaCGGCCAGTGCCACTACAGACCACCTGCCGACAACGCCGAGGTCGCCTCGCGCCTCTTCTCCATCgccgaggaagaagaggaggaggaggaggaagaggaggaaccaaAGCGGGGtcgggaggagaagcagagggttctgaCCACGAGCACCGAGCCGACTCAGCTACTGTCGGAGCTGGACCTCGGGGACATCGCCCGGCTGCAGCAGTGTCAGATCAACTTCGTGAGTGATGGGAACAACAACACGTTTACATTTATAACCTCGCTGGTGTGACCTCGCAGGTCCACCTCACCACCCACCTGCCCCAAAACCCAGTTCCAGGAACTTGCCCCACCAGCAGGCGGCGGCCCGATCCGGTGGGAATCCGAGCGGCAGGTTTTGGGGACGCTGCGTGTTTACAAAGAGGGCCGATGATGCACAGAGGGAACGACAGCACAACGAGGAACGCCGAGGAACGCTCGGAGAAACCGTCGACGAACCGGTCGCACATCCATCGCGTGACTTTTGTTTTCGTGAGCAGGATTCGGCTGCAGggactttttccttctttttcgaTCTTCTtgtaatataaatatatattttagtgTTGTCGGAATACTGGAGTTTCTAAATCTGAATCTTGGAAAAATAGCTGTTATTTTGATACAACCAGGAGAAACGTGCTCGTCTGTAGATAATTGTCGTAAACACGGGCTCGATTGTTGCTTGATTGTTACGTTAATCTTTCGTTTGTTTCTCGTTCCTCGCTAAATTCGGCCTGGAGGGGGTTGCCCAGGAATCTGTGTTGTAGCACTTAACACCACCAATGACCAACGCATCAGCAGGATTCCGGATttagttaaggttaggttagcatGTGCTAAACCGGATAAATCAACGTGAATCGTGTGAAATAATGTTGAAAAACTTCTCAGGTTTAATATCTTAGTGATAAAAGTCACTCGGAGCTTCGTTGGGCGTCACAACCGTCTTTTCTCGCTGGGCTTTTCTTCGTAAATGTTTGTAATTTTGCTAAAATCGGAGACAATCCTCATCCAACCTGAATTTCCGAGCGAAGCTCACAGCCGAGGAGGACTCGGACCGTGACTTTAGGACGAAAGCCATGTTTGTGTCCCGGCTCTGCCCAGTGACAGCGCCACCCTTCACcagctccttccttcctccggAGTGACTCTTCCAGACGGACACTGTGATAAATGTGAGACTGAGGAGACCCTTTGATCCCTCTCATCCTTTCATGTTGTTTGCATTCAGGCTTTGGTGTGTGCACGTTTCCTCGTGCAACCACGAACCCTAAAGACTAAATATAACTCTGAGATCTCTGAGTGCTTGTCGAAGAATTGTGTTGCGTTTTCTAATGAATAAAACTTCCCTCTCTTGGGCTTCTGTCTTAAATCTCAGAGGTGATTTGAGATGAGAGATTATTTAAATGAATCCACCAACTTGTTTACATTAGCATGTTTTTGATGTAAAAGCGTGTGTGGACACATTTGCTCCGTCAGGAGCCCCTCCACTGCTGACATGAAAGTGCTGCCGGCTCCTGTTAACACGCTCTGACTGGTTCCTGCAGGTTTGGGGAGTTTGGGCCTTTTCTTCTGAAGGAGCCATTCATCCGCA is part of the Takifugu flavidus isolate HTHZ2018 chromosome 8, ASM371156v2, whole genome shotgun sequence genome and encodes:
- the fam43b gene encoding protein FAM43B; amino-acid sequence: MLPWKRNKFVLVEDESKSKAKSLGSGLTYQSILSSLLRSCPDLLPDCPFDWVGNIFHTKRQKVELNKEEPVYNVRYLGSVVTITAKGDGCTQEAVAKIWTRSNYGEQSLKMRLTVGPQGIRMSADKSGKKKPVHLYSLNRITYCSPDPGRPKILAWIYRHQVKNMAVVLRCHAVLVSKSEKARAIAQSLYQNATSAFSEFKRLKRQSDFRHCQQQLLGEEAVPMMPLRRLLNGQCHYRPPADNAEVASRLFSIAEEEEEEEEEEEEPKRGREEKQRVLTTSTEPTQLLSELDLGDIARLQQCQINFVSDGNNNTFTFITSLV